The Babylonia areolata isolate BAREFJ2019XMU chromosome 22, ASM4173473v1, whole genome shotgun sequence genome contains a region encoding:
- the LOC143296876 gene encoding uncharacterized protein LOC143296876: MASTREALSQQQCHAGSSHSGRDGLTVLNAASHLVLERTIVEAFVKLVVCRRVTVQRVATASGQVLDSRTTQEEETPVILDVHRYEVGGDCPTRRSFLRQYAASDSLRCDCTGQPPSQPGHRGKEKASEDRTGDRRDAHSDPPSPKAWQSSDCIQRRGSVEGSPCTENKPGESGKGFHRKHHPHKLHRTVCKRAGVKVEQAGQEKGVKTGVEPHKVCREKREQGDNSRGVVMPVPKVSRADPAQNETTQAAADCCASGGDSRGNRMNSCAGLVSAIQDGQLPSHDSPQLDPLTTAEREESTQEMNEAVGEEDSVLLGEELMEEGSAETNKGREQGPEAHCESGEGSEQWTECSSNRIDGQDDANMASSDHGDAASEPRRQPGNKHENISGHSKYETNKPFGSDLKHAKVSINHDKGKCVSTPATSSSQHSEVHMEGSESSDSNSQPHKPSQPPDYDMEQDMLVIDISHTVMEQTQHSTDTEQTLSNTDGELTQPSTDSEPTHPMTDSEQTHAHTDSELIHKNTDTHSQTHDNTDTSAFTCSLERRTQSAEKPDPFFHLLTNFPVRDGSHSKASQSKSPKQGKAKSHRFRAASDSSAVYSSDPDRDLKEELDDDCMITAAFITPAVEGRGPQHRPAPHTVTSSQRGAVSGRGWRGRGAFEGAAARPRHNVNQQYHHPSTMMQFQQPVQGYQVDPNTAVAATAAAAAVGYQARPSSHTEPSSVPPPVTMPLSSSQAYIPNFLAATTSEVSEPVMDSGRGGALLPVPPEDRGAPMDLSETFQCPLCNKIFMHKNKFTRHTAICGGRRPFKCKICSKAFNQRAHLDTHLKFHMGIKRYRCDVCRKAYVMKGDLIRHLKTRAHLLVSQSCGLPVQ, encoded by the exons ATGGCAAGTACAAGGGAAGCCCTGTCCCAACAGCAGTGCCATGCAGGCAGCAGCCACAGCGGCAGAGACGGCCTGACTGTGCTGAATGCTGCCTCCCACCTGGTGCTGGAGAGAACCATTGTTGAGGCCTTTGTCAAGCTGGTGGTGTGTCGCAGAGTCACTGTTCAGCGGGTGGCTACAGCCAGTGGGCAGGTCCTGGACAGTCGCACCACACAG GAAGAAGAAACACCAGTGATCCTGGACGTTCATCGCTATGAAGTTGGAGGGGACTGCCCCACCAGGAGGTCATTCCTCAGGCAGTATGCTGCATCAGACTCTCTGCGTTGTGACTGCACTGGCCAGCCCCCTTCACAGCCTGGCCACAGAGGTAAGGAGAAAGCCTCTGAAGACAGGACTGGTGACAGGAGGGATGCTCATTCTGATCCTCCTTCCCCAAAAGCCTGGCAATCATCAGACTGTATCCAGAGGCGTGGCAGTGTGGAAGGCTCACCTTGTACTGAGAACAAGCCTGGTGAATCAGGGAAGGGTTTCCATAGAAAACACCACCCTCACAAGCTGCACAGAACTGTGTGTAAAAGAGCTGGTGTGAAGGTGGAACAGGCAGGTCAAGAGaaaggtgtgaagacaggtgtggaaCCACACAAGGTGTGCCGTGAGAAAAGGGAGCAGGGTGACAACAGTCGTGGTGTGGTGATGCCTGTGCCCAAGGTCAGCCGCGCAGATCCTGCACAGAATGAAACGACTCAAGCTGCGGCTGACTGCTGTGCATCTGGTGGAGATAGCAGGGGGAACAGAATGAACTCATGTGCAGGACTTGTCTCAGCAATCCAAGACGGCCAGCTTCCATCACATGACAGTCCTCAACTTGATCCTCTGACCACAGCTGAAAGAGAAGAAAgtacacaggaaatgaatgaggcAGTTGGTGAAGAGGATTCCGTACTGCTGGGTGAAGAGTTGATGGAGGAGGGTTCAGCTGAAACCAACAAAGGGAGAGAACAGGGGCCAGAGGCACATTGTGAATCTGGAGAGGGATCAGAACAATGGACAGAATGCAGCAGTAACCGAATCGATGGTCAAGATGATGCGAACATGGCCTCATCAGATCATGGTGATGCTGCTTCAGAACCAAGGCGGCAACCAGGTAACAAGCATGAAAATATATCAGGTCACAGTAAATATGAAACAAATAAACCATTTGGGAGTGATTTAAAGCATGCAAAAGTTAGCATTAATCATGACAAAGGGAAATGTGTCAGTACACCGGCAACAAGTTCAAGTCAGCACAGTGAAGTGCACATGGAAGGGTCGGAAAGTTCAGACTCCAACAGTCAGCCACACAAACCCAGTCAGCCCCCCGACTACGACATGGAACAAGATATGCTGGTCATCGACATCTCCCACACTGTGATGGAGCagactcagcacagcacagacaccgAACAAACCCTGTCCAACACAGATGGTGAACTGACTCAACCCAGCACAGACAGTGAACCAACCCATCCAATGACAGACAGTGAACAaacccacgcacacactgacagtgagctGATTCAtaaaaacacagacactcactcacagaccCATGACAACACAGACACCAGCGCTTTCACCTGTTCCCTGGAACGCCGAACACAGAGTGCTGAGAAGCCAGACCCTTTCTTTCATCTGCTGACGAACTTTCCTGTCCGTGACGGGTCACACAGCAAAGCCTCTCAGTCTAAGTCCCCCAAGCAGGGCAAGGCAAAGTCACACAGGTTCAGAGCAGCTTCTGACAGTTCTGCGGTGTATTCTTCAGACCCTGACAGAGACCTGAAAGAGGAGCTGGACGACGATTGCATGATCACTGCAGCGTTTATTACCCCggcagtggaggggaggggtcctCAGCACAGACCAGCTCCTCACACGGTGACAAGCAGCCAGAGGGGGGCAGTGTCTGGCAGGGGATGGAGGGGCAGAGGAGCGTTTGAAGGAGCTGCAGCCCGGCCAAGGCACAATGTGAACCAGCAATACCACCACCCGTCCACCATGATGCAGTTTCAGCAGCCAGTTCAAG GCTATCAAGTGGACCCAaacacagcagtagcagcaacagcagcagcagcagcagtgggctACCAGGCCAGACCATCATCACACACCGAGccctcctctgtccctcccccggTCACCATGCCTCTGTCATCCTCCCAAGCGTACATCCCGAACTTCTTGGCGGCCACTACTTCAGAGGTAAGTGAGCCAGTGATGGACAGTGGTAGAGGAGGAGCTTTGTTGCCGGTCCCTCCTGAGGACAGGGGGGCACCCATGGACCTGTCGGAGACCTTTCAGTGTCCCTTGTGCAACAAGATCTTCATGCACAAGAACAAGTTCACACGGCACACGGCCATCTGTGGTGGTCGCCGCCCCTTCAAGTGCAAGATCTGCAGCAAGGCCTTCAACCAGAGGGCCCACCTGGACACGCACCTCAAGTTCCACATGGGCATCAAGCGCTACAGGTGTGACGTCTGCCGCAAGGCCTACGTCATGAAGGGTGACCTGATTCGGCACCTCAAGACACGGGCCCACCTGCTGGTGTCCCAGTCATGTGGTCTGCCAGTGCAGTGA